The following proteins come from a genomic window of Thermoproteus sp.:
- a CDS encoding extracellular solute-binding protein, which yields MASTRIIIAAVVIVVVVIAIVAAFLAQRPSSSPQMTAPQTTTSTQQLSGSLTILVPTGDPTLMPYIQLAANEFMKQYPNVKITIEPVPFGQMVQTALTALQNKNPDPALIIFYPSQASTLGPYLMDLTPYFNNGLFNKSDIPASALISVMMVSKNGTVTKIFGVPFQMVFGYVLVYRKSIFNNATLQAEFKKEYGFDLNPLTWSSWDQLIDAAQFLQSQHVAKYALLFPDGLQQAIFNGFITVFYTYALNDSCVGIPADVAKGAVPTQGYWAYFRYTPSGTVNITVGCPSFLEALRTYKRLVQFQPPITVQAMEYDQLRDLFLTGDYAMVAAWTSFIPIYNNASVSKVAGDIAIAPLPGGKYPYGTGLAPTFIGINPYAQNPDLAAKFIAFLISPQMYKLGAEQVGFVPATISGLEVASQVPSMSWLAPFVPLLKAGANITDIQRLTLVNRVTNFFTDLRPYFINQVANYLEGKQDAVTTQMNIYNTWLNIMKLS from the coding sequence ATGGCGTCTACACGTATAATAATTGCGGCGGTAGTGATAGTCGTAGTGGTGATAGCCATAGTGGCGGCCTTTTTGGCCCAAAGGCCTAGCTCAAGCCCGCAGATGACCGCCCCACAGACCACGACATCAACCCAACAGCTAAGCGGATCTCTAACCATCTTAGTGCCTACAGGCGACCCCACCCTCATGCCCTACATCCAGCTAGCCGCCAACGAGTTCATGAAGCAGTACCCCAACGTCAAAATAACCATAGAGCCGGTGCCCTTCGGCCAGATGGTCCAGACTGCCCTCACCGCGTTACAGAACAAAAACCCAGACCCGGCCCTCATAATATTCTATCCGTCGCAAGCGTCCACGTTGGGCCCCTACCTCATGGATCTAACTCCCTACTTCAACAACGGACTCTTCAACAAGTCTGACATACCGGCCAGCGCCCTCATCTCCGTCATGATGGTGTCTAAAAACGGCACTGTGACCAAGATATTCGGCGTGCCGTTCCAAATGGTCTTCGGCTACGTCTTGGTCTACCGCAAGTCTATATTCAACAACGCGACCCTACAGGCCGAGTTCAAAAAGGAGTACGGCTTCGACCTCAACCCGCTCACCTGGTCCTCTTGGGACCAGCTGATAGACGCCGCGCAGTTCCTCCAGTCGCAACATGTGGCTAAATACGCCCTGTTGTTCCCCGACGGCTTGCAACAAGCCATCTTCAACGGCTTCATTACGGTCTTCTACACCTACGCCCTAAACGACTCCTGCGTCGGCATCCCAGCCGATGTCGCCAAGGGCGCAGTGCCTACGCAGGGCTATTGGGCCTATTTCAGATATACCCCGAGCGGCACCGTCAACATAACGGTGGGGTGCCCCTCGTTCCTAGAGGCCTTGAGGACCTATAAGCGCCTAGTCCAATTCCAGCCGCCAATTACGGTACAGGCCATGGAGTACGACCAGTTGAGGGACCTCTTCCTCACAGGCGACTACGCCATGGTGGCCGCCTGGACGAGCTTCATACCGATATATAACAACGCCTCGGTCTCTAAGGTGGCCGGGGATATAGCCATAGCGCCTCTGCCCGGCGGCAAGTATCCCTACGGCACCGGCCTCGCCCCGACCTTCATAGGCATAAACCCCTACGCCCAGAACCCAGATCTGGCGGCTAAATTCATAGCCTTCTTGATATCGCCGCAGATGTACAAACTGGGCGCCGAGCAGGTGGGCTTCGTGCCGGCCACCATAAGCGGGCTCGAAGTGGCGTCGCAAGTGCCCTCCATGAGCTGGCTGGCGCCCTTCGTGCCTCTGCTTAAAGCTGGCGCCAATATAACCGACATACAGCGCTTGACGTTAGTAAATAGGGTCACCAACTTCTTCACCGATTTGAGGCCATATTTCATAAACCAAGTGGCTAACTACCTAGAGGGCAAACAAGACGCGGTGACCACCCAGATGAACATATACAACACCTGGCTGAACATAATGAAGCTTTCATGA
- a CDS encoding ABC transporter permease subunit — MRDKQILFLALPSLVYLLVLTLYPIASNLALSFYERTYEGTLKWVGLGNYIWLFQKDPYGPLIVANTIVYSLATPAISIALALPVALALKRLGGKWLLPIMVPAFIPPVTAAMAWYLLLNPLYGLGYYLMKWGLIHANPISSIWAIVLIDVWRAFPTAVLVIYSGLKAIPKAVEEAALADGLAGPRKFLAVDLPLVSPQILTAFILTALTGFFTFDPIYIGTAQVGPRILDNLAYYSYEAFTSGEFGYSAMLIVIMTAIGTALSLAYMRALSARTFIKMPLPSWMPRREVPKAVHALVLALVLIFVAVPFAWLLLISVKPPNEIIQVPPTILPSRLALDNYLQVFTNGLPFLLMSLYVSAINSIVTIFLAAATAYQMRVHNFGGDKLVAYILYLMSTPTLIYIVPLYLMLRDLGVLDTLWALVLTYPIMTLPYGIWILYNYYSNFNRQVEEAALADGMNRLKAFARVILPLSRNGMSVAGLYAFLFSWGALVFPLAFTSTPYNLNNPLGFSGAQTFSIYIGMLMSPVTMSYGGVAAAGIVSILPPLVYLIAVRRNLEKIWGAE; from the coding sequence ATGAGGGATAAACAAATCCTTTTTTTAGCGCTCCCCTCTCTAGTCTATCTACTTGTTTTGACTCTCTATCCCATAGCCAGCAATTTGGCCCTGAGCTTTTACGAGCGGACCTACGAGGGCACGTTGAAGTGGGTCGGCCTTGGCAACTACATATGGTTGTTCCAAAAGGACCCCTACGGCCCCCTCATAGTGGCCAACACCATCGTCTACTCCTTGGCGACGCCCGCCATATCGATAGCCCTGGCCCTCCCGGTGGCCCTCGCCCTCAAGAGGCTCGGCGGCAAGTGGCTCCTCCCCATTATGGTCCCCGCCTTCATACCCCCGGTGACTGCCGCCATGGCTTGGTACCTACTCCTGAACCCCCTCTACGGCCTCGGCTACTACTTAATGAAATGGGGCTTGATACACGCCAACCCCATCTCCTCCATATGGGCCATAGTGTTGATAGACGTATGGAGGGCCTTCCCCACCGCCGTGCTTGTCATATATTCCGGCCTCAAGGCGATACCTAAAGCAGTCGAGGAGGCCGCCCTTGCGGACGGCCTGGCGGGCCCCAGGAAGTTTTTGGCAGTGGACCTCCCGTTGGTTTCGCCTCAAATATTGACCGCGTTTATCCTCACGGCCCTCACGGGCTTCTTCACCTTCGACCCCATATATATCGGCACGGCCCAAGTGGGCCCCAGGATATTGGACAACTTGGCCTATTATAGCTACGAGGCGTTTACGTCGGGCGAATTTGGCTATTCGGCTATGTTGATAGTCATCATGACGGCGATAGGCACCGCCTTGTCGCTGGCCTACATGAGGGCCCTGTCGGCCCGCACCTTCATAAAAATGCCGCTACCCTCTTGGATGCCCAGAAGGGAGGTGCCCAAGGCTGTACACGCGCTCGTATTGGCGTTAGTGTTGATATTCGTCGCGGTGCCTTTCGCCTGGCTCTTGTTGATTTCCGTAAAGCCGCCCAACGAGATAATACAAGTGCCGCCCACTATACTGCCCTCAAGGCTTGCTCTAGATAACTACCTACAGGTATTCACAAACGGCCTCCCGTTCTTGTTGATGAGCCTCTACGTTTCGGCGATTAACTCCATCGTGACTATATTCCTCGCGGCCGCCACGGCGTACCAAATGAGGGTGCACAACTTCGGAGGGGATAAGCTAGTCGCCTATATATTATACCTCATGTCGACGCCCACTTTGATCTACATAGTGCCTCTATACCTTATGTTGAGAGATCTCGGCGTGTTGGACACTCTGTGGGCGCTGGTCTTGACTTACCCCATAATGACTCTCCCCTATGGGATATGGATACTCTACAACTACTACTCCAATTTTAACAGACAGGTGGAGGAGGCGGCTCTGGCCGACGGCATGAATAGGCTAAAGGCCTTCGCCAGAGTCATACTGCCGTTGAGCAGAAACGGCATGAGCGTAGCGGGGCTCTACGCCTTCCTCTTCTCGTGGGGGGCGCTGGTATTTCCCCTAGCCTTCACGTCGACGCCCTACAACCTCAACAACCCTCTAGGCTTCAGCGGGGCTCAGACCTTCTCCATATATATAGGCATGTTGATGAGCCCAGTGACTATGAGCTACGGCGGGGTCGCAGCAGCCGGCATTGTGAGCATACTGCCGCCGCTGGTCTACCTAATAGCGGTAAGGCGCAACCTTGAAAAGATATGGGGGGCTGAATAG
- a CDS encoding ABC transporter ATP-binding protein gives MLTLKGVKKSFRGFTLSVEELVIPDKSYVVILGPSGSGKTTLLRIIAGLERPDEGSIYLDDREITHLPVWERDIGIVFQNYALYPHLTVFDNIAMPLKNKKMPKDEIKRRVEHIAEILNIKDQLNKYPHQLSGGQQQRVAIARALVKEPKILLLDEPLSNLDARLRLDVRGFLKELQKRLGATVVHVTHDQEEAMALGDMLVVLNNGRVEQVGPPFELYRRPKSLFVFNFLGLGNLLPAEALGLGKDELIGFRPEDVVLGEGDRYAVVLREEFLGPYKLVELDYNGVKIKARAPPTWAAGEGERVRFKIDLDKAARFPR, from the coding sequence ATGTTGACCCTTAAGGGCGTCAAGAAGTCCTTTAGGGGCTTCACCCTATCCGTCGAGGAGCTCGTCATACCCGACAAGAGCTATGTCGTGATCCTCGGCCCCTCGGGCTCCGGCAAGACGACCCTCCTGCGCATTATAGCGGGGCTCGAGAGGCCCGACGAGGGGTCTATATATCTAGACGACAGAGAAATAACGCACCTCCCGGTCTGGGAGAGAGATATAGGTATTGTCTTCCAGAACTACGCCCTCTATCCCCACCTGACCGTATTTGACAACATAGCTATGCCCCTAAAGAACAAAAAGATGCCGAAGGACGAGATAAAAAGGAGGGTGGAGCATATAGCCGAAATTCTAAATATAAAGGACCAATTGAATAAATATCCACATCAACTTTCAGGCGGACAACAGCAAAGAGTGGCGATAGCCAGAGCTCTAGTTAAAGAGCCCAAGATATTGTTGTTAGACGAGCCTTTAAGTAACCTCGACGCTAGGTTGAGGCTAGACGTCAGGGGCTTCTTGAAGGAGCTACAAAAGAGGCTGGGCGCAACTGTAGTCCACGTGACTCACGACCAAGAGGAGGCCATGGCCCTCGGCGACATGTTGGTGGTGTTGAACAACGGCAGGGTGGAACAAGTGGGGCCTCCCTTCGAGCTCTACAGGAGGCCGAAAAGCCTATTCGTCTTCAACTTCTTGGGGCTTGGGAATTTACTGCCGGCGGAGGCGTTGGGGCTCGGCAAAGACGAGCTCATAGGCTTCAGGCCGGAAGACGTGGTCTTGGGCGAGGGCGACCGCTACGCCGTAGTGCTGAGAGAGGAGTTCCTCGGCCCCTACAAGCTGGTGGAGCTTGACTACAATGGAGTTAAGATAAAGGCGAGGGCGCCGCCCACGTGGGCCGCCGGAGAGGGAGAGCGGGTGAGGTTCAAGATAGATCTAGACAAGGCGGCGCGCTTCCCCAGATGA
- a CDS encoding ribonuclease Z has translation MNMYLHIIGSGAGGSPGSKRWRSANLVEANGLLVLVDCGVGCHYRLSDRGLLTDIDYVLVTHSHMDHFLGLPEALFQAHIEGRNKAITIFAPRVVEEVIKVAAPQVLKNIRYTVNIKRIEPGLLIDLQGLKVKTSTACHNTAEEAYAFRLEADVDVLFTGDTSPRCEPIERLGSGVDVLVHEATCNEQYGDICARYAHTTTLQAMAEADVMMAETLVLTHIDEKFNPTVYVDVKKSGRPAIIAEDNMILRF, from the coding sequence ATGAATATGTACCTCCACATAATAGGCTCGGGGGCCGGCGGAAGTCCCGGCTCGAAGAGGTGGCGCTCTGCTAACCTCGTAGAGGCCAACGGGCTCTTGGTGTTGGTGGACTGCGGCGTTGGTTGCCACTACCGACTATCCGATAGGGGGCTTCTGACCGATATAGACTACGTCTTGGTGACCCACAGCCATATGGACCACTTCTTGGGGCTCCCCGAGGCTCTCTTCCAAGCCCACATAGAGGGGAGGAACAAAGCCATTACCATATTCGCGCCGAGGGTAGTAGAGGAGGTCATAAAGGTCGCCGCGCCTCAAGTCCTCAAGAATATACGCTATACCGTCAACATCAAACGGATAGAGCCGGGCCTCTTAATAGACTTACAGGGCCTTAAAGTCAAGACCTCGACCGCCTGCCACAATACGGCCGAGGAGGCGTATGCCTTTAGGCTCGAAGCCGACGTGGATGTGTTGTTCACTGGCGACACCTCGCCTAGATGTGAGCCCATAGAGCGGCTGGGCTCCGGCGTGGATGTGCTTGTACATGAAGCGACTTGCAACGAACAGTACGGCGATATATGCGCCAGATACGCCCATACAACTACCCTCCAAGCCATGGCCGAGGCCGACGTGATGATGGCCGAAACTCTCGTCTTGACTCACATAGACGAGAAGTTCAACCCTACAGTATACGTCGACGTGAAGAAGTCGGGACGTCCGGCAATAATAGCGGAAGACAATATGATATTGAGGTTTTGA
- a CDS encoding 4Fe-4S binding protein yields the protein MRILNRDEKVVVVEDPTEEELERLARESPDAKFVVVLKEREAPPRLPKDVHPIDVQFLKPSASVEVAAAQLRARRAQFYLEPSKAVTRRELLRGEIFVKRLVPQVLPELCMARFGCSECVDVCPTGAIKIQEKSVSIDPQKCTECGICISACPTGALTTPGADDVEIAVALSKAKLHGVSKIVFTCYKADVVAREGEYVFKLPCIGALGPEWTLEAAAAGNVEAYCPDPKCPVGGAKAGLKAVEEVADAFGFEKEVGENKISVRTSPRPLAYSGTRRRDYLETLAKFRDLYTGKKSAALKIYRVDVDADKCSLCGVCFAKCPQRAFDVSRDGDAVRLTLNPLKCVGCGFCEDVCPEKAIAVGKYDILPPEVEEKAVDYVVRCKSCGRTFDTYKHIQTVKKRMGIKGDPEWLYLCPDCRRYYTAKKMLESALGKK from the coding sequence ATGAGGATTCTCAATAGGGACGAGAAAGTAGTAGTAGTAGAGGACCCGACAGAGGAGGAGTTAGAGAGGCTGGCCCGCGAGAGTCCAGACGCCAAATTCGTAGTTGTGCTTAAAGAGCGGGAGGCCCCGCCGAGGCTCCCCAAGGACGTACACCCCATAGACGTCCAGTTCCTGAAGCCTTCGGCCTCCGTCGAGGTCGCGGCGGCCCAGTTGAGGGCCAGGAGGGCCCAGTTCTATCTGGAGCCCAGCAAGGCCGTGACGAGGAGGGAGCTCCTACGCGGAGAGATATTCGTCAAGAGGCTTGTGCCGCAAGTCCTGCCGGAGCTCTGTATGGCTAGATTTGGCTGTTCCGAATGTGTAGATGTATGTCCGACAGGCGCCATAAAGATACAAGAGAAGTCGGTATCCATAGACCCCCAGAAGTGCACCGAATGCGGCATCTGTATATCTGCCTGCCCCACAGGCGCCCTCACGACGCCGGGCGCAGACGACGTGGAGATCGCCGTCGCGCTGTCTAAGGCGAAACTACACGGCGTCTCCAAAATAGTCTTCACCTGCTATAAGGCCGACGTCGTGGCGAGGGAGGGCGAGTACGTGTTTAAACTCCCCTGTATAGGCGCCCTCGGGCCCGAGTGGACTCTAGAGGCCGCCGCCGCGGGCAACGTGGAGGCCTACTGCCCAGATCCGAAATGTCCAGTGGGGGGCGCGAAGGCCGGGCTGAAGGCCGTCGAAGAGGTGGCAGACGCCTTCGGCTTCGAGAAGGAAGTCGGAGAAAATAAAATCTCGGTGAGGACCTCGCCAAGGCCCCTGGCCTATTCCGGCACTAGACGGAGGGACTATTTGGAGACACTCGCCAAATTTAGAGACCTATATACCGGCAAGAAGTCGGCCGCCCTTAAGATATATAGGGTTGACGTGGACGCCGATAAGTGTTCTCTCTGCGGCGTATGTTTCGCCAAATGTCCCCAGAGGGCGTTCGACGTCTCTAGAGACGGCGACGCCGTAAGGCTGACCTTAAACCCGCTGAAATGTGTAGGTTGCGGCTTCTGCGAGGACGTATGTCCCGAGAAGGCCATAGCCGTGGGCAAATACGACATCCTTCCGCCAGAAGTCGAGGAGAAGGCCGTCGACTACGTCGTGCGGTGTAAGTCCTGCGGGAGGACGTTTGACACCTATAAACACATACAGACAGTCAAAAAGAGAATGGGGATCAAAGGCGACCCGGAGTGGCTCTACCTCTGTCCCGACTGCCGCCGCTACTATACCGCCAAGAAGATGCTGGAGTCCGCCCTAGGGAAGAAGTAA
- a CDS encoding molecular chaperone TorD family protein has product MLLSLSKQTSFFRAVLYDFLSSLYIYPYRLSDFEELVKSKLETVKAARSALERIYDLKRLDSLIELAEGVDGYDDLTPIEVDFTRLDYGVPPFEGYLHTGYLDLSVEESVKKFYAEYGAGFEKGFRDLRADHIAVELAFMSYLAYKEHESEDPFRYLEGQSRFLTNHLLTWVPVFVRRGLKLVSTDYMRQVLQFTRDFLRQDRDIIEVLLNEDEDSQ; this is encoded by the coding sequence ATGCTCCTGTCGCTCTCAAAACAGACCTCTTTTTTCCGCGCGGTACTCTACGACTTCCTCTCATCCCTTTATATCTACCCCTATAGGCTTTCGGACTTCGAAGAGCTGGTGAAATCCAAACTGGAGACCGTCAAGGCGGCGAGGTCGGCGTTGGAGAGGATCTACGACCTGAAGCGCCTAGACTCCCTAATAGAGCTGGCCGAAGGCGTGGACGGATACGACGACCTGACGCCCATAGAGGTGGACTTCACCAGGCTGGACTACGGGGTGCCTCCCTTCGAGGGCTATCTCCACACGGGCTATTTGGACCTATCGGTGGAGGAGTCTGTGAAGAAGTTCTATGCCGAATACGGCGCTGGCTTCGAAAAGGGGTTTAGGGACTTGAGGGCCGACCACATCGCCGTGGAGCTCGCCTTCATGTCGTACCTGGCCTATAAGGAACACGAGTCGGAGGACCCGTTTAGGTATTTAGAGGGCCAAAGCCGCTTTTTGACGAACCACCTACTCACGTGGGTGCCCGTATTCGTGAGGAGGGGTCTCAAGTTGGTCTCCACGGACTACATGAGGCAGGTGCTCCAATTCACGAGAGACTTTTTGAGGCAGGATAGAGATATAATTGAAGTCTTGCTAAATGAAGATGAGGATTCTCAATAG
- a CDS encoding 4Fe-4S dicluster domain-containing protein has translation MVQLAILTDLSKCFGCSACMLACKEWHSSGCYGPMTDLNPWGPEPGKAPWSVFFLRVLHVEVGEFPNTKTFSVPISCFHCRNPACTTVCPTGAIFKRKEDGVVVINYDVCIGCRYCENACPYGNIIFDPVEGVSKKCVMAIDRVYDESLPLYERVPPCVRNCPAGARIFGDMDDPNSIIYREAKRRGAVPLGPEYGTDPPSLYIMPGTPVDVAGREYQWPSMTKEEEFAVRTGAADLPNLTKKLSGVKPTGGHCGGGVGGPTGQGT, from the coding sequence ATGGTCCAGCTGGCCATACTCACAGACTTGAGCAAATGCTTCGGGTGCTCTGCGTGCATGTTGGCCTGTAAGGAGTGGCACTCCAGCGGCTGCTACGGCCCCATGACCGATTTGAACCCGTGGGGGCCCGAGCCGGGAAAGGCGCCTTGGTCTGTCTTCTTCTTGAGGGTGCTACACGTAGAGGTCGGCGAGTTCCCCAACACCAAGACCTTCAGCGTGCCCATAAGTTGCTTCCACTGCAGGAACCCCGCATGTACCACCGTCTGCCCCACCGGCGCTATATTCAAGAGGAAGGAGGACGGCGTGGTGGTGATAAACTACGACGTATGTATAGGCTGTAGGTACTGCGAAAACGCCTGCCCCTACGGCAACATAATCTTCGACCCCGTTGAGGGCGTGTCGAAGAAGTGCGTCATGGCCATAGACCGTGTATACGACGAGTCTCTGCCCCTATACGAGAGGGTGCCGCCGTGCGTCAGGAACTGCCCCGCCGGCGCCAGGATATTCGGCGATATGGACGACCCCAACAGCATAATCTATAGAGAGGCCAAGAGGAGGGGCGCCGTGCCGCTTGGCCCCGAATACGGCACAGACCCGCCGAGCCTCTACATAATGCCCGGCACCCCTGTGGACGTAGCTGGCCGCGAGTACCAATGGCCCTCCATGACCAAGGAGGAGGAGTTTGCAGTGAGGACCGGCGCGGCCGATCTGCCCAATTTGACCAAGAAGCTAAGCGGAGTCAAGCCAACCGGCGGCCACTGCGGAGGCGGAGTTGGAGGGCCTACCGGACAGGGGACGTAA